TGAATGGGGCTAAGTTCCCTACTACTAACTTTTGAGGCATTTGACGAGTCGTCATCGATCAAATGGGACGCCGTTGTCATTTCTACATCTTCGAGAGGGCTTGGAGGAGGCTCGCTTTTAGGGCTGTTTCCAAACAAATTATTTGTCTTGTCCCTGAAATACTCAAAtacttgaataaaataaaatatgaaacgtATTCCTAGTAAATGTATCCCTGcataaaaagaatttattttaatattcgtTTTCTTACCGTTCTTTAGAGGACGGTTCTTTTAATGTGCTCACTGCAAtagttttttctttctcttgtTTCTTATCTTCCTTTTCTTTCTTATAAGATTTCTCTTCCCtgtctttttctttcttttccttGCGATCCTTATCCTTTTTCTTATGCTTGTGTTTTGGTTTGTCTTCCGGCCTCTCCTTTTCTTTCTCTTTGGCTTTATTTTCTTCTGCTTTTTCTACATCCTTAATATCCCTTTCTCTTACTTTCTCCTTCTTCTCCAGCTTCTGAGATTGAGTATTAACCATCGGACTAGCGTCTCTATCTCTCTCCTTACTTGAATTGTTAAGGGTACTATTACTGCTACTgttttctttctctttatctttgatacttttatttTCCCGATTTTTATAGTCTTTACTATGATCAGCCGATTTTTCGCGGTCACGATCCTTATCTTTCTCTTTGTCTCTATGTTTACTTTCTTTCTCCTATAAAAAGTAAATCATATTacgaataaataaacattaaaaccaTGGATCTATACTTACTTTATGCctctttattttcttttctctctCTTTATCTCTGTCTTTGGACTCTTTATCTTTCTCTTTTGACGTCTCTTTCTTATCTACTTTTATAGGAGTAGGACTTCTTGGTCGTTTGGGTGAtctaaaaatatcacaaatatGACTTTGTCTacttttaaaaggaaaaatcaaagACAACATTGATTTCCCAAAATGCCTGAAAAAAGGAATTGGATCAACGGTTCTTGTTTAAATCACCTTTTAGGACTGGGACTTCTTATTCTGGGAGTTGGACTTTTGtctttttccttttccttCTCCTTATCACGATCTCTTCGATCTTTCTTGTCCTTTTTACTTGACTCTCTGTCTTTCTTCTCCTTTTTATCATCTTTGGACTTCTTATCATTACTGGTACTATCAGTTtgtttctctttctctttatctcgagatttttctttatctcTCTCTTTATCCCTTTCTTTATCTTTATGGGGACTCTTAGTTTTACTTTTATCTTTGCCtagagaattttcaaaacaactATCACACAGAAAGTTAGCTATCTTACAGAATACCTGAGATTTTGTCTCCTTTATCTTTATCACTATTCTTAACCACTGGTTTTGTGAACTCTTTATTCTTGGAAACTTCAGTTACCTGACTTCGCTTAGTAATAGGTTCACCTGAAggtaaaatgtaaacaaaaagATTTTAGGAAGTCTCTAACAAAGCAGTACCGAATAAATCCGTAAACTGGTCAGTTTTCGGTTCTTCCGGTTTTAATTTGTACTTTCTAAGTTGGTCAGAACCACTCAATTTTGGTTTGCTAGTCATTTGGGACTTCTCTTCTGGCTTGGGTGTAGAAACTGATGACGAGCTTCCCGCATTCAAAGATGATGATACCTAAAACGTGAAATATTGCATGCGgaaaagataaattaaaattatttttaactggaaaataaaataaggcTTTTTGTTGGACCCACTATATTCCCCTATACATCataaatacttaataattttaaaatataacattCAAACTGATTTAGCAAAGAAACAAGCTTTCCAAAAACCGACGCTTTATTCAATTAAGTTACATATCTAGCAAACCTGTTAGTCaaggagaaaattaaatttattatttgaatacaGAGGAAGAAACAATGcaatgataattattaaaaataatcaataacaCATGTTAAGTAGGTAaatgtccaaaaaaaaaattgctgttaaataaattatcagtTACCTATGAAAAACTCAAAACATTTAATAGGTAGGTACTTTGCTTGGCAATGTTGGCATaagccaatttaaaaacaagCAACTGGTTATAAAAGTGATAAAGGCAAAAATGCAGGTTACAGAAACATTAACATCATTAGCTTTCTATCAGGTAAAACTGAGACCAAATTGTTTAACATTAATGCGACATGTGATACTAAAAAGTCTATATTTTCTCAGGAGTAATCAAGTAAATATCTGCTATTGCGAAAACAATGCTGCTGAGTGcagcaatatttaaaactataaaacaaaacacaTTGTTAAACACTTTCATTATGATGTAACAACTATACACCTATTAAATGGATGTTAAGACCTCTCAGTGTTAGGGACTAAGTAGTCAGGTTCTACTACTTCCCCAAAACTGAGAGCACATTTGGTGTCTATGAATACTTtgttaatttacttttgaTACAATACAAGGTGTTGTTAGAAATTTGACACAATAGCATGACTATCTTAAATCTTTTCCAAATGCA
This portion of the Euwallacea fornicatus isolate EFF26 chromosome 4, ASM4011564v1, whole genome shotgun sequence genome encodes:
- the LOC136338683 gene encoding protein AF-9-like is translated as MSTLTINLEIGHNASLREKITSEGYTHDWDVFVRGPNNTEIRHFVEKVVFHLHETFENPKRVLKEPPYIVKTSGYAGFNLPIYIYLKNNQEPRKIQYTYDLQLQPSGPPLHVVQKEKYTFYSVSEDFRNKLLKGGAVVSSSLNAGSSSSVSTPKPEEKSQMTSKPKLSGSDQLRKYKLKPEEPKTDQFTDLFGEPITKRSQVTEVSKNKEFTKPVVKNSDKDKGDKISGKDKSKTKSPHKDKERDKERDKEKSRDKEKEKQTDSTSNDKKSKDDKKEKKDRESSKKDKKDRRDRDKEKEKEKDKSPTPRIRSPSPKRSPKRPRSPTPIKVDKKETSKEKDKESKDRDKEREKKIKRHKEKESKHRDKEKDKDRDREKSADHSKDYKNRENKSIKDKEKENSSSNSTLNNSSKERDRDASPMVNTQSQKLEKKEKVRERDIKDVEKAEENKAKEKEKERPEDKPKHKHKKKDKDRKEKKEKDREEKSYKKEKEDKKQEKEKTIAVSTLKEPSSKERDKTNNLFGNSPKSEPPPSPLEDVEMTTASHLIDDDSSNASKVSSRELSPIHEPPPPLRSPSPPPIEEPIKKPSTPEEAKKSRDSTTNKKKERKERKKDKNKGEKDHKRKRKLESDPQTEIEETPAKIEKKEEDTNNNSDDEHRVSSTEDAKPIPFTDGTDDYMNILKGLQAKIMGLKDHSNLQKVVQLIAATGRYEVSAHTFDFDLCLLDRSTVMQLQDFFSSIN